One genomic region from Streptomyces sp. NBC_00457 encodes:
- a CDS encoding helix-turn-helix domain-containing protein: MKQSPSTPLPPPDERRRLREAQSLTQAQVAARVGVARETVRSWETGRTTPRGRKRDAYAKLLAELATEKNEQDEKEQKEQKDPKEVTAGQDPAPVTIDLRSDALTPAQAFDALYAFCAPALVRQTYLLTGRRELARESVERAFQLAWQSWPEVALDRDPAGWVRATAYECALSPWHRLRPRYRHPEPPPADATDRALMDVLLKLPPPHRRTLLLYDGVGLDLPDTAAETEASTPATANRLLHARAAIAERLPELSDPAELHRRLATLASTERLRAAQPPAVRHGSERRARFWTRAAIAFTVALIGTTSLTLRSAPTHYEPPVAPGSDVRGVPKRVAPGPLSEAESKLREKLREESARGPERLQPTLP, from the coding sequence GTGAAGCAGAGCCCTTCGACCCCGCTCCCCCCGCCCGACGAACGCCGACGCCTGCGCGAGGCCCAGTCGTTGACGCAGGCTCAGGTCGCGGCGCGGGTGGGCGTCGCCCGGGAAACGGTCCGCTCGTGGGAGACCGGCCGGACGACTCCGCGCGGCCGGAAACGGGATGCCTACGCGAAGCTGCTGGCCGAACTCGCGACCGAGAAGAACGAGCAGGACGAGAAGGAACAGAAGGAACAGAAGGACCCTAAGGAAGTGACGGCGGGTCAAGACCCCGCTCCGGTGACGATCGACCTGCGGTCCGACGCCCTGACACCCGCTCAGGCCTTCGACGCGCTGTACGCGTTCTGCGCACCCGCCCTGGTCCGGCAGACCTATCTGCTCACGGGGCGCCGCGAACTCGCCCGCGAGTCGGTCGAGCGGGCCTTCCAACTCGCCTGGCAGAGCTGGCCGGAGGTGGCGCTCGACCGTGACCCGGCGGGCTGGGTGCGGGCGACGGCGTACGAGTGCGCCCTCTCCCCCTGGCACCGCCTCCGCCCGCGCTACCGGCACCCCGAACCGCCCCCCGCCGACGCCACCGACCGCGCGCTGATGGACGTACTCCTGAAACTCCCGCCACCACACCGCCGCACGCTCCTGCTGTACGACGGTGTAGGCCTCGATCTGCCGGACACGGCGGCGGAGACGGAGGCGAGCACTCCGGCGACGGCGAACCGCCTGCTGCACGCGCGCGCGGCGATCGCCGAACGGCTGCCGGAGCTGTCCGACCCGGCCGAACTCCACCGCCGGCTCGCCACCCTCGCCTCCACCGAACGCCTCCGCGCCGCCCAGCCCCCCGCGGTCCGCCACGGCAGCGAACGCCGCGCCCGCTTCTGGACCCGCGCCGCCATCGCCTTCACCGTCGCCTTGATCGGCACCACATCCCTCACCCTCCGCTCGGCCCCGACCCACTACGAGCCCCCGGTGGCACCGGGCAGCGACGTACGCGGCGTCCCGAAACGCGTGGCCCCGGGCCCGTTGTCGGAGGCGGAGTCGAAACTGCGCGAGAAGCTGCGGGAGGAGTCGGCGAGAGGCCCGGAGAGACTGCAACCGACGCTGCCGTAG
- a CDS encoding PhoX family protein: MRNEAPNTPYSPATGLSRRGVVASATLAAAGLLGLGTPRATAAPVPSATAPSAGRARPPGGLSAFTAVAASEADAVTVPAGFTADVLAPWGQAVRASGPRWRADGSNTAAEQAMQVGSHHHGVQFFPLAEGAAGSRRGLLVIGHETTDPDLLGGGADKAIAAQGLTVLEVRESGGTWKAVDSAYNRRITGDSPVRFSGPVAVGGRSRGVLACSGQGITPWGTYLTAEENFNAFFGTDDPGWRRREADVRYGLSASGFGSPWHRTDPRFDLASAKARPGDFGWVVELDPHDPSSVPVKRTALGRFTHGSATVTESAGRAVVYSTDAEDGEYLYKYASAGSWRGLLAAGRSPLDHGTLYVARIAPDGAGEWLPLRHGEGPLTRAAGWRDQADVLVRTRLAADALGATPLGRPERVAVGPDGDVYLALANSAGGCSSCTGGAARAEAGAADPYGRVIRWRESDAEHHEGAHGFRWETFLAAGDRRLTSDGAFASPKGLWFGTDGTLWISTGVSGNALNGPSRTHRSAGNNALLAADTATGTVRRFLTAPRGAEVTGVTAAPDGQTLFVNIQHPGERTARWGAPDAAHPGAVSTWPDRRADSRPRSATVAVRRRP; encoded by the coding sequence ATGCGGAACGAGGCACCGAACACCCCGTACTCCCCGGCAACCGGACTGTCCCGACGGGGCGTCGTCGCGAGCGCGACCCTTGCCGCCGCCGGGCTGCTGGGCCTGGGCACGCCCAGAGCCACCGCCGCTCCCGTGCCGTCGGCCACCGCCCCGTCGGCCGGCCGGGCACGGCCGCCCGGGGGCCTGTCGGCCTTCACCGCGGTGGCGGCGAGCGAGGCCGATGCCGTCACGGTCCCCGCGGGCTTCACCGCCGACGTCCTCGCCCCCTGGGGCCAGGCCGTGCGCGCGTCCGGGCCACGCTGGCGGGCGGACGGGAGCAATACGGCCGCCGAGCAGGCCATGCAGGTCGGCAGCCACCATCACGGCGTCCAGTTCTTCCCCCTGGCCGAGGGTGCCGCGGGCAGTCGCCGCGGGCTGCTGGTGATCGGCCACGAGACGACAGACCCCGACCTGCTGGGCGGCGGGGCGGACAAGGCGATCGCCGCCCAGGGCCTCACCGTCCTGGAGGTGCGGGAGTCCGGCGGTACGTGGAAGGCCGTGGACTCGGCGTACAACCGGCGGATCACGGGCGACTCGCCGGTACGGTTCTCCGGTCCCGTGGCAGTCGGGGGCAGGTCACGAGGCGTGCTGGCCTGTAGCGGCCAGGGGATCACCCCCTGGGGCACCTATCTGACTGCGGAGGAGAACTTCAACGCCTTCTTCGGCACCGACGATCCCGGCTGGCGGCGGCGCGAGGCCGACGTGCGCTACGGGCTGTCAGCCTCCGGCTTCGGCTCCCCTTGGCACCGTACCGACCCCCGGTTCGACCTGGCGTCCGCCAAGGCGCGGCCGGGCGATTTCGGCTGGGTCGTGGAGCTGGACCCTCACGACCCGTCGTCCGTCCCCGTCAAGCGCACGGCCCTCGGCCGCTTCACGCACGGCAGCGCCACGGTCACCGAGTCCGCCGGGCGCGCGGTGGTGTACAGCACCGATGCCGAGGACGGCGAGTATCTCTACAAGTACGCCAGCGCGGGCAGTTGGCGCGGACTGCTGGCGGCGGGCAGGAGTCCGCTGGACCACGGCACCCTCTACGTGGCCAGAATCGCCCCGGACGGAGCGGGCGAGTGGCTGCCGCTCCGGCACGGCGAGGGCCCGCTCACCCGAGCCGCGGGCTGGCGCGACCAGGCGGACGTCCTCGTACGGACCCGACTGGCCGCGGACGCCCTCGGTGCCACGCCGCTGGGACGGCCCGAGCGGGTCGCAGTCGGCCCGGACGGGGACGTGTATCTGGCCCTCGCCAACAGCGCGGGCGGCTGTTCATCCTGCACGGGCGGAGCCGCGAGGGCCGAAGCGGGCGCGGCCGACCCGTACGGGCGGGTCATCCGCTGGCGTGAGAGCGACGCAGAGCACCACGAAGGGGCGCACGGCTTCCGCTGGGAGACGTTCCTCGCCGCTGGTGACCGGCGGCTGACGTCCGACGGCGCGTTCGCCTCGCCCAAGGGCCTGTGGTTCGGGACGGACGGGACCCTCTGGATCTCCACCGGAGTCTCGGGCAACGCGTTGAACGGCCCCTCCCGCACCCACCGTTCGGCCGGGAACAACGCCCTGCTGGCCGCCGACACCGCCACCGGGACGGTCCGTCGGTTCCTCACCGCCCCGCGCGGTGCCGAGGTAACCGGTGTCACCGCCGCACCTGACGGACAGACGCTCTTCGTCAACATCCAGCATCCCGGCGAACGCACCGCCCGCTGGGGCGCCCCGGACGCGGCGCATCCCGGCGCCGTCAGCACCTGGCCGGACCGCCGGGCAGACAGCCGCCCTCGATCCGCCACGGTCGCCGTACGCCGGCGCCCCTGA
- a CDS encoding cell division protein PerM produces MAGVTQMTVRRRSSLSLLLARMRDRSPGLTASLLAGVLAAAVGLGSFAVLVLVLWISSPYPDSGPGGALHVAAALWLLAHGADLVRTDSLSGGPAPVGITPLMLLVLPVLLLHRAARDVAADEREVDGRGSGEEPGPGPVVALAGVVLGYLGVGAAAALYASGGALRPSWVWVCVCVPVVATVAAGAGVWTAYGRTGEPVYSVLNHMPPWVRRRVRRLLLVPDFPSRLFAAARAAGAGAAVLVGGGALLLTVSLIWHGEAARRSFLQLTEGGSGQFAVLLLCMALVPNAAVWGASYALGPGFTLGVGHVVSPLSSAPAPLLPPFPLLAAVPDAGAGTPLNWAAGVIPVVAAVTVGWFVGGAAGGGQGGVGDEGASSGAGSVRATGVGSVRATDAGSRGAAGAGVGDGGHSAWSWRRTAGTAGWAAVLCAGLIAVLAALSGGPLGVAALARFGPEWWQAGGAALGWIVGVAVVVAVGVRGWRCRGSRGSREAESAADVTSGVFCEPLESDDDSEAYDLLPAEVDPQPASGDDEGHVELGKVAPPAQSPEA; encoded by the coding sequence ATGGCGGGCGTGACCCAGATGACCGTTCGCCGCCGTTCGTCGTTGTCGTTGCTGCTCGCCCGGATGCGCGACCGTTCGCCCGGGCTGACCGCGAGCCTGCTGGCCGGTGTGCTGGCGGCGGCGGTGGGGCTCGGGTCGTTCGCCGTGCTGGTGTTGGTGCTGTGGATCAGTTCGCCGTATCCCGACAGCGGGCCGGGCGGGGCGCTGCATGTCGCCGCCGCGCTGTGGCTGCTGGCGCACGGGGCCGACCTGGTCCGCACCGACTCGCTCTCCGGCGGCCCCGCGCCGGTCGGCATCACCCCGCTGATGCTGCTCGTGCTGCCGGTGCTGTTGCTGCACCGGGCAGCGCGGGACGTCGCGGCGGACGAGCGTGAGGTGGACGGACGCGGCAGCGGTGAAGAGCCGGGGCCGGGGCCGGTGGTGGCGTTGGCGGGCGTGGTCCTCGGCTATCTCGGAGTCGGTGCGGCGGCGGCTCTGTATGCCTCGGGGGGTGCGTTGCGGCCGTCGTGGGTGTGGGTGTGCGTGTGTGTGCCGGTGGTCGCGACGGTGGCGGCGGGGGCGGGGGTCTGGACGGCGTACGGGCGTACGGGTGAGCCGGTCTACAGCGTGCTGAACCATATGCCGCCGTGGGTGCGGCGGCGGGTACGGCGTCTTCTCCTCGTACCGGATTTCCCGTCCCGTCTCTTCGCCGCCGCGCGCGCCGCGGGTGCCGGGGCGGCCGTGCTGGTCGGGGGTGGGGCGCTGCTGCTGACGGTGTCGCTGATCTGGCACGGCGAGGCGGCCAGGAGGTCCTTTCTGCAGCTGACAGAAGGGGGGTCCGGGCAGTTCGCGGTGCTGTTGCTCTGCATGGCGCTCGTCCCGAACGCGGCCGTGTGGGGAGCGTCGTACGCCCTTGGCCCCGGCTTCACCCTGGGCGTCGGCCACGTCGTGTCTCCCCTGTCCTCGGCCCCCGCCCCACTCCTGCCGCCGTTCCCACTGCTGGCGGCGGTACCGGACGCGGGGGCCGGAACGCCGCTGAACTGGGCGGCGGGGGTGATTCCGGTGGTGGCGGCGGTGACGGTGGGGTGGTTCGTGGGTGGGGCGGCTGGTGGGGGGCAGGGTGGGGTGGGGGATGAGGGTGCTTCGTCGGGGGCGGGATCGGTACGGGCGACAGGCGTGGGATCGGTACGGGCGACGGACGCGGGGTCTCGGGGGGCCGCGGGGGCGGGGGTCGGTGACGGCGGGCACAGTGCCTGGTCGTGGCGGCGGACCGCTGGGACGGCCGGGTGGGCTGCTGTGCTGTGCGCGGGGCTGATCGCTGTCCTTGCCGCGTTGTCGGGTGGGCCGCTCGGTGTGGCGGCGCTGGCACGGTTCGGGCCGGAGTGGTGGCAGGCCGGTGGGGCGGCGTTGGGGTGGATCGTGGGGGTGGCGGTTGTGGTGGCGGTGGGGGTGCGGGGGTGGCGGTGCCGGGGGAGCCGGGGGAGTCGGGAGGCGGAGAGCGCGGCGGATGTCACGTCGGGTGTCTTCTGTGAGCCCCTTGAGTCGGACGATGACTCCGAGGCGTACGACCTGCTGCCCGCCGAGGTCGATCCGCAACCGGCGTCGGGCGACGACGAGGGCCATGTGGAGCTGGGGAAGGTGGCGCCGCCCGCGCAGTCACCAGAAGCCTGA
- the purN gene encoding phosphoribosylglycinamide formyltransferase yields the protein MAAKPVAKRLVVLVSGSGTNLQALLDAIAETGAEAYGAEIVAVGADREGIEGLARAERAGLATFVRKVKDYGTREEWDAALTEAVAAYEPDLVVSAGFMKILGKEFLARFGGRIVNTHPALLPSFPGAHGVRDTLAYGAKVTGCTVHFVDDGVDTGPIIAQGVVEVRDEDDESALHERIKEVERRLLVEVVGRLARNGYRIEGRKVVIP from the coding sequence GTGGCCGCCAAGCCCGTGGCCAAGCGCCTTGTCGTGCTGGTCTCCGGATCCGGTACGAATCTGCAGGCGCTGCTCGACGCCATCGCCGAAACCGGCGCCGAGGCGTACGGCGCCGAGATCGTCGCCGTCGGGGCCGACCGCGAGGGCATCGAGGGGCTGGCGCGGGCCGAGCGTGCCGGGCTGGCGACCTTTGTGCGGAAGGTCAAGGACTACGGGACCCGTGAGGAGTGGGACGCGGCGCTCACCGAGGCCGTGGCCGCGTACGAGCCCGACCTCGTCGTGTCGGCCGGGTTCATGAAGATCCTGGGGAAGGAATTCCTCGCGCGCTTCGGCGGGCGGATCGTCAATACGCACCCCGCCCTCCTCCCCAGTTTCCCCGGCGCCCACGGCGTCCGCGACACCCTCGCGTACGGCGCCAAGGTCACCGGCTGCACCGTCCACTTCGTCGACGACGGCGTCGACACCGGGCCGATCATCGCTCAGGGCGTGGTCGAGGTCCGGGACGAGGACGACGAGAGCGCTCTGCACGAGCGCATCAAGGAAGTCGAGCGAAGACTGCTCGTCGAGGTCGTGGGGCGGCTCGCCCGCAACGGCTATCGCATTGAGGGACGAAAGGTAGTTATCCCGTGA
- a CDS encoding peptidoglycan recognition protein family protein, whose protein sequence is MFIHHRGGGSSDLDNAAECAKDVADAWSDMYGKADGDIGYNYFVCPHGDIYEGRGLERGEANGGDAPAQGNVPKGHVWVADHGAVGRNAAFYSICGLLRSEDEPTSAMRTSIKNLIAYLRTDVPAGKKAGPNMFPHSKGYNTECPGNLLRYAHTGSLMDPGVPAASNPTQLQIISRAQWGARPPVSEAKVPLSQRTGFAVHYSAGPTSQTPKAIQNYHMDSNGWWDIGYNFLVDVQGRIFEGRGWANEGAHATGYNTTHFGVCFIGRNGDATTAAKNAIRSLYHAAREKTGKALAATYHSALGSTQCPGAALRAWVQSGLPGTTYPIVGGEPVYDGDPPDDGSSGGLTTVRSIASQQRAVNGLGYTPPLTVDGAFGQLTDAGVRWLQNKVGAQADGLWGPLTEAAYVAYTGEGGSGGGLSTIRSIASQQHAVNALGYTPPLGVDGKFGPLTDAGVRWLQNKIGTEADGLWGTATEAAYVAHIGGSPGHMGGGLTTVRSVSSQQSAVNALGYTPPLDVDGVFGPRTEAGVRWLQDKVGTGVDGLWGPATEAAYGRYADGEQLVVDGEFGPATIAATQRAIGVTADGVWGPESKRALQEHLNTWTDAGLIVDGAVGEATVKALQGHLNKMIRAGLILDGGWGAATTKALQTALNQGRL, encoded by the coding sequence GTGTTCATCCACCACAGAGGCGGGGGTTCGTCCGATCTCGACAACGCCGCGGAGTGTGCGAAGGACGTGGCCGACGCCTGGTCGGACATGTACGGGAAGGCCGACGGGGACATCGGCTACAACTACTTCGTCTGCCCGCACGGAGACATATACGAGGGGCGTGGCCTCGAACGGGGAGAGGCGAACGGCGGCGATGCCCCCGCCCAGGGAAACGTACCCAAAGGACACGTCTGGGTCGCGGACCACGGTGCGGTCGGCCGGAACGCCGCCTTCTATTCCATCTGCGGTCTCCTCCGGTCCGAAGACGAGCCGACCTCCGCGATGCGGACCTCGATCAAGAATCTGATCGCGTATCTGCGGACGGACGTTCCGGCCGGCAAGAAGGCCGGCCCCAACATGTTCCCTCACTCCAAGGGCTACAACACGGAGTGCCCCGGCAACCTTCTGCGCTATGCGCACACCGGCTCCTTGATGGACCCCGGAGTTCCCGCCGCGAGCAACCCGACGCAGCTTCAGATCATTTCCCGTGCCCAGTGGGGAGCACGCCCGCCCGTCAGTGAGGCGAAGGTCCCGCTGTCGCAGCGCACCGGTTTCGCCGTCCACTACTCCGCGGGGCCCACCAGCCAGACGCCGAAGGCCATCCAAAACTACCACATGGACTCGAACGGCTGGTGGGACATCGGATACAACTTCCTCGTCGACGTGCAGGGCCGCATCTTCGAAGGGCGCGGCTGGGCCAACGAGGGCGCGCATGCGACGGGTTACAACACCACCCACTTCGGTGTCTGTTTCATCGGCCGGAACGGCGATGCCACCACGGCCGCCAAGAACGCCATCCGGAGCCTCTACCACGCCGCCAGGGAGAAGACCGGCAAGGCGCTCGCCGCGACCTACCACAGCGCGCTCGGCTCCACCCAGTGCCCCGGCGCGGCGCTCCGCGCCTGGGTACAGAGCGGGTTGCCGGGAACCACGTATCCCATCGTGGGCGGTGAACCGGTCTACGACGGCGATCCGCCGGACGACGGTTCCAGCGGCGGCCTGACCACCGTCCGGTCCATCGCCTCGCAGCAACGAGCCGTCAACGGGCTCGGCTACACCCCGCCGCTGACCGTGGACGGCGCCTTCGGCCAGCTCACCGACGCCGGAGTCCGGTGGCTCCAGAACAAGGTCGGCGCACAGGCCGACGGACTGTGGGGGCCGCTGACCGAGGCGGCGTACGTGGCCTACACCGGCGAGGGCGGCAGTGGAGGCGGACTGTCCACGATCCGCTCCATCGCCTCGCAGCAGCACGCGGTGAACGCACTCGGCTACACCCCGCCCCTCGGCGTCGACGGTAAATTCGGCCCGCTCACCGACGCCGGAGTCCGCTGGCTCCAGAACAAGATCGGCACCGAAGCCGACGGACTGTGGGGAACCGCCACGGAAGCGGCCTACGTCGCCCACATCGGCGGCTCCCCGGGGCACATGGGCGGCGGACTGACCACCGTACGCTCGGTCAGCTCCCAGCAGAGCGCGGTGAACGCACTCGGCTACACCCCGCCCCTCGACGTGGACGGCGTCTTCGGCCCCCGCACCGAGGCCGGTGTGCGCTGGCTGCAGGACAAGGTCGGAACCGGGGTGGACGGGCTCTGGGGGCCCGCCACCGAGGCGGCGTACGGCCGGTACGCCGATGGTGAACAGCTCGTGGTGGACGGGGAGTTCGGGCCCGCCACCATCGCCGCGACACAGCGGGCGATCGGCGTCACCGCGGACGGCGTCTGGGGGCCGGAGTCCAAACGGGCATTGCAGGAGCACCTCAACACCTGGACCGACGCCGGCCTGATCGTGGACGGCGCCGTCGGCGAGGCCACGGTGAAGGCGCTGCAAGGTCACCTCAACAAGATGATCCGCGCCGGTCTGATTTTGGACGGCGGCTGGGGCGCGGCCACCACCAAGGCCCTGCAGACCGCCCTCAACCAGGGGAGACTGTGA
- a CDS encoding serine/threonine-protein kinase: MTDQPPGSPYTPEAGETALQQAGARPLRAADPGRVGPYVPLGLLGSGGMGHVYLARPADNTPGLAAVKVIRPEYAEDPRFRRRFEREASVHAQVHTPRTPDLLGTGFDDSLLWMATQYLPGLNLAEAVRECGVLGPTAVWRLVADLGQALSAMTAAGVVHRDLKPSNVLLSLQGAHVIDFGISQAADSSAITTTGARVGTPAYMSPEYLREGRCDTASDVFSLAGSLTYATTGNAPFGDGTGVDVMHRVAFEEPKPDVMAELAAADPALAELLSACLAKDPAGRPTPRQLLDAATAAGHGHANSWPEPLRGRLRSRQRACEVLEQASAEQTLHFRAPAERGAAPAPGLVFGPATPPDGHGAFPQTPLATGSGENSPRRSRRGTYLAVVAGAAVVAVVVSAFLLTRSERDEPTSASPTTSSSTAFDDEPTSASPTSPSPSPSEKESGKKKEEREDQQGMGGAADSSGGEASGAGGTTGGAQPTLTVTATPGNGSNGGSGGDNSTSPTKAPSTPAAPPWITQCTHYSGTDLTQYGDKNRRVTQVQCMLEKRGYSVGSAGVDGQFGDGTLAAVKQFQSAKGLAVDGEVGPNTWGALRSST; this comes from the coding sequence ATGACAGACCAGCCACCCGGGTCGCCGTACACACCCGAGGCCGGCGAGACCGCGCTGCAACAGGCGGGTGCGAGGCCGCTGCGAGCCGCCGATCCCGGACGTGTCGGACCGTACGTCCCGCTCGGGCTGCTCGGCAGCGGCGGTATGGGCCACGTCTATCTGGCCCGCCCCGCCGACAACACCCCCGGCCTCGCCGCCGTCAAGGTGATCCGACCCGAGTACGCCGAAGACCCCCGGTTCCGGCGGCGGTTCGAGCGCGAGGCGTCCGTGCATGCCCAGGTCCACACTCCGCGCACGCCAGACCTGCTCGGCACCGGGTTCGACGACTCGCTGCTCTGGATGGCCACGCAGTACCTGCCCGGCCTCAACCTCGCCGAAGCCGTCCGCGAGTGCGGCGTGCTGGGGCCGACCGCGGTGTGGCGGCTGGTCGCCGATCTCGGGCAGGCCCTGTCGGCGATGACCGCGGCCGGGGTCGTACACCGTGATCTCAAGCCGTCCAACGTGCTCCTGTCCCTCCAGGGCGCGCATGTCATCGACTTCGGCATCTCGCAGGCCGCGGACAGCAGCGCCATCACCACGACCGGCGCCCGGGTCGGCACCCCGGCCTACATGTCGCCCGAGTATCTGCGCGAGGGCCGCTGCGACACCGCCTCCGACGTCTTCTCGCTCGCGGGAAGCCTCACATACGCCACCACCGGCAACGCCCCCTTCGGCGACGGAACCGGCGTGGACGTGATGCACCGGGTCGCCTTCGAGGAGCCGAAGCCGGACGTCATGGCCGAACTCGCGGCAGCGGACCCCGCGTTGGCGGAACTCCTGTCGGCCTGTCTCGCCAAGGACCCGGCCGGACGGCCCACCCCCCGGCAGCTGCTCGACGCGGCCACGGCCGCTGGGCACGGCCACGCGAACTCCTGGCCGGAGCCCCTGCGCGGCCGACTGCGCTCCCGGCAACGGGCCTGCGAGGTGCTGGAACAGGCCTCCGCCGAGCAGACCCTCCACTTCCGGGCTCCTGCGGAACGCGGGGCCGCCCCCGCTCCCGGCCTCGTCTTCGGACCTGCGACGCCTCCGGACGGGCACGGCGCGTTCCCACAGACCCCGCTCGCCACCGGGAGCGGCGAGAACAGCCCGCGCCGATCACGACGGGGGACGTACCTCGCCGTCGTCGCGGGCGCCGCCGTCGTCGCCGTGGTCGTCAGTGCCTTCCTGCTCACCCGCTCCGAGCGCGACGAACCGACCTCCGCCTCCCCCACGACCTCCAGCAGCACGGCCTTCGACGACGAGCCGACGTCAGCCTCTCCCACCTCGCCCTCGCCCTCCCCCTCCGAGAAGGAGTCCGGGAAGAAGAAGGAGGAGCGCGAGGACCAACAGGGCATGGGCGGAGCAGCCGACAGCAGCGGCGGCGAAGCGTCCGGAGCCGGCGGCACCACGGGCGGCGCACAACCCACACTCACCGTCACCGCCACTCCCGGCAACGGAAGCAACGGCGGGAGCGGCGGCGACAACAGCACCTCGCCCACCAAGGCCCCCTCCACGCCCGCCGCCCCACCGTGGATCACCCAGTGCACGCACTACTCCGGCACCGACCTGACGCAGTACGGCGACAAGAACCGCCGCGTCACACAGGTGCAGTGCATGCTGGAAAAGCGCGGCTACAGCGTCGGCAGCGCGGGCGTGGACGGCCAGTTCGGCGACGGCACCCTGGCCGCGGTCAAGCAGTTCCAGAGCGCCAAGGGGCTGGCCGTCGATGGCGAGGTCGGGCCCAACACCTGGGGCGCGCTGCGCAGTTCGACGTAG
- the purH gene encoding bifunctional phosphoribosylaminoimidazolecarboxamide formyltransferase/IMP cyclohydrolase, translating into MTAEVTTEGTQRPIKRALISVYDKTGLEDLARGLHEAGVALVSTGSTAGRIAAAGVPVTKVEELTGFPECLDGRVKTLHPRVHAGILADLRLEDHRNQLTELGVEPFDLVVVNLYPFTETVASGASPDECVEQIDIGGPSMVRAAAKNHPSVAVVVSPDRYGDVLKAVADGGFDLTARKRLAAEAFRHTAEYDVAVAGWFAGDYAGDGTEFPGFIGVTYERKNVLRYGENPHQPAALYTGGCGGLAEAEQLHGKEMSYNNYTDTDAARRAAYDHSEPCVAIIKHANPCGIAIGADVAEAHRKAHACDPLSAFGGVIAVNRPVSVAMAEQVAEIFTEVIVAPDYEDGAVEILARKKNIRVLRCPEGPQPPAEFKPIDGGGLAQVKDVLQAEGDDPANWTLATGEALSADELADLAFAWRACRAVKSNAILLAKDGASVGVGMGQVNRVDSCKLAVERAGAERARGSFVASDAFFPFPDNIDVLSAAGVKAIVQPGGSVRDELVVEAAKKAGVTMYFTGTRHFFH; encoded by the coding sequence GTGACCGCCGAAGTGACCACGGAAGGCACACAGCGCCCGATCAAGCGTGCGCTCATCAGCGTCTACGACAAGACCGGGCTCGAAGACCTCGCCCGCGGGCTGCACGAGGCCGGGGTCGCACTCGTCTCCACCGGTTCCACGGCTGGCCGGATCGCCGCCGCAGGCGTGCCGGTCACCAAGGTCGAGGAACTCACCGGGTTCCCCGAGTGCCTGGACGGCCGGGTCAAGACGCTGCACCCGCGCGTGCACGCCGGGATCCTCGCCGATCTCCGGCTCGAGGACCATCGCAACCAGCTGACCGAGCTGGGAGTCGAGCCCTTCGATCTCGTCGTCGTGAACCTCTACCCCTTCACCGAGACCGTGGCCTCGGGCGCCTCGCCCGACGAGTGCGTCGAGCAGATCGACATCGGCGGTCCCTCCATGGTCCGGGCCGCCGCCAAGAACCACCCCTCCGTGGCGGTAGTCGTCAGCCCCGACCGCTACGGCGACGTGCTCAAGGCTGTCGCGGACGGCGGCTTCGACCTCACCGCGCGCAAGCGGCTCGCGGCAGAAGCGTTCCGGCACACCGCCGAGTACGACGTGGCGGTCGCGGGCTGGTTCGCGGGCGACTACGCAGGTGACGGTACGGAGTTCCCGGGCTTCATCGGCGTCACGTACGAGCGCAAGAACGTGCTGCGGTACGGCGAGAACCCGCACCAGCCCGCCGCCCTCTACACGGGAGGCTGCGGCGGTCTCGCCGAGGCGGAGCAGTTGCACGGCAAGGAGATGTCGTACAACAACTACACGGACACCGACGCCGCGCGCCGTGCCGCCTACGACCACAGCGAGCCTTGCGTCGCGATCATCAAGCATGCCAACCCGTGCGGCATCGCGATCGGCGCGGACGTCGCCGAGGCGCACCGTAAGGCGCACGCCTGTGATCCGCTGTCCGCCTTCGGTGGTGTGATCGCCGTCAACCGTCCGGTGTCCGTGGCGATGGCCGAGCAGGTGGCCGAGATCTTCACCGAGGTCATCGTCGCCCCGGACTACGAGGACGGCGCGGTCGAGATTCTCGCCCGCAAGAAGAACATCCGCGTCCTTCGCTGCCCCGAAGGCCCGCAGCCCCCGGCCGAGTTCAAGCCGATCGACGGCGGCGGTCTCGCCCAGGTCAAGGACGTACTCCAGGCCGAGGGCGACGACCCCGCGAACTGGACCCTGGCGACCGGCGAGGCCCTGTCCGCCGACGAGTTGGCGGACCTCGCCTTCGCCTGGCGGGCCTGCCGGGCCGTGAAGTCCAACGCCATCCTGCTCGCCAAGGACGGCGCTTCGGTCGGCGTGGGGATGGGGCAGGTGAACCGGGTCGACTCCTGCAAGCTGGCCGTTGAGCGCGCCGGGGCCGAGCGGGCCCGCGGTTCGTTCGTCGCGTCGGACGCGTTCTTCCCGTTCCCCGACAACATCGATGTCCTGAGCGCCGCCGGCGTCAAGGCCATCGTCCAGCCCGGCGGTTCGGTCCGCGACGAGCTGGTGGTGGAGGCAGCGAAGAAGGCCGGCGTGACGATGTACTTCACGGGGACGCGGCACTTCTTCCACTGA